From the Methanobacterium sp. CWC-01 genome, the window CGGGAAGTACGGATTTCGAGATCTAAAATAAGGGTTTACTGATGTACTCTTTTTTTTTACTTCCGGGGATAGTGGCTAACACTTCACTCCAGTTCCTCGAGTTCCTGGTACACCTGCCGGGTCAGGGCCGCGGAGTGCTCCCAGGTGAATAGCTGGGAACGTTTCAGACCCTTCTTTATCAGCTTCTTCTGCAGGTTCTGGTAGCTTAACACCTCGTAGAGTTTGGTGACCAGTTCATCCACCCGGTGGGGGTTAAACATCAAACCGGCATCCCCCACCACCTCCGGCAGGCTGGTGGTGTTGGAGGTGACCACCGGGGTGCCGCAGGCCATGGCCTCCAGGGGTGGCAGACCAAAACCAGCATATAGGCAGGGATAGACCACCACATCCGCTGCGGCGTACCAGCCGGGCAGCTCCTCCTCCGGCAGGTAGCCCAGGAAGAGAACCTCCTGGTTAAGGTTCAGCTCATTCACCCGGCGCAGCAACTCCTCCCGGGCCCCGTATACCTGGGCCTCCCCTATCTTGAGCAGCCGGACCTGGGGTATCAGATTCTTCAGTTTAGCCAGGGCCTGCAGGAGCAGGTCCAGGTTCATGCGGGGAGTTTCCGAACCCACATACAGCAGGTACTTGTATCCCTCCTCCAGGGTGGGTTTCTCCACCTGGGGGTGGTAGCGCTGGTGGTCCACGGCATCGTAGATGACGTGCACATCCTCCTCCGGGTAGTGGAGGTGCTTCACGATCTCATCCCGGGAGAACTGTGACACGGTTATCATTTTCCGGGCCTTAACCAAACCCCGCATGTTGTTCTTCCACCAGCGGGATCTTTCCTGGTCGTAGACCCAGGGGATGAGGTCGTGACAGTTGATCACCGTCTTCCGGGTGGGGATGGTGTTTAAAAGAAAGCCCAACTCCTGGAGAGTTAGGTGTTTGATGTTATCCTTCCTGATGGCCCTTTTAACCATCAACTGGTAACGGTAACTGTCCAGGTGACGTCCACTGCTCCGGGCCAGGTTCACCATCTTCTCCACCAGGGGATGGGGTGGGGATGGGGCCGGGCCTTGATACTTCTCCGGGGAGGTTTCCTGACTGGAGAAAAGTTGGGGGTACCGGTTCTCCAGGGCGGTGCGCAGGGGCAGGTAGTCGATCCGGTTAAACTGCACATCCGTGATCCTTCTATTAATCTCCTGTTCGTACTTGGCCATGCCGAAGAGCCGGTCGGTGCGGTGGCCGCATATGTAATCCACTTCCATCCTATTCACCACCTTCTAGGAGTTCCTGGTAGATCTTCTCGGTTTCCCCGGCGATCTTCATCCAGGAGTAATCCTCCACCATCTGATGGCCAGCCCGGCCCATCCTCCTCCGCTCGTCCGGGTTCTCCACCAGGAAGCGCAGGGCCCGGGTTAGTTCCTCCACCTTACCGGGCTCGAAGAGGAGGCCGTTCTCTTTCTCCCGGACGATGTCGGGGATGCCCCCCAGATGGGAGGCCACGATGGGCAGGGCACTGGCCATGGCCTCCAGGTTGACGATGCCAAAGGCCTCAGCCCGGTTCACCGAGGGCAGACAGAATATATCCGCGGCCTGGTAGTAGAGGGCTTTCTCCTGGTCACTCACGTACCCCGCAAACATCACATCCTCCCCCACCTTAAGTTCCCGGGATAAATTCTGCAACTCACCCCGCAGGGGACCCCGGCCTGCGTAGAGGAGCAACACCTCCTTATAATCCTCATGAACTTCTTCAAAAGCCCTTAACAGTACCTCCGGTCCCTTGTAGGGGACCAGGTTGCCGAAAAAGAGTATGATCACCCTATCCTGGGGGAGACCCAGCCGCTCCCGGCACTCACTCTTAGGGAGGGTGGTCTGGAATTCCTCCAGGTTTATACCGTTGGGCACCACCCTGATCTTCTCCCGGTGACTATCCAGATAGGGGGATTCCTCCATGTA encodes:
- a CDS encoding glycosyltransferase family 4 protein, coding for MEVDYICGHRTDRLFGMAKYEQEINRRITDVQFNRIDYLPLRTALENRYPQLFSSQETSPEKYQGPAPSPPHPLVEKMVNLARSSGRHLDSYRYQLMVKRAIRKDNIKHLTLQELGFLLNTIPTRKTVINCHDLIPWVYDQERSRWWKNNMRGLVKARKMITVSQFSRDEIVKHLHYPEEDVHVIYDAVDHQRYHPQVEKPTLEEGYKYLLYVGSETPRMNLDLLLQALAKLKNLIPQVRLLKIGEAQVYGAREELLRRVNELNLNQEVLFLGYLPEEELPGWYAAADVVVYPCLYAGFGLPPLEAMACGTPVVTSNTTSLPEVVGDAGLMFNPHRVDELVTKLYEVLSYQNLQKKLIKKGLKRSQLFTWEHSAALTRQVYQELEELE
- a CDS encoding glycosyltransferase family 4 protein, with translation MKIGYFVSHYLYPDRVDQPGYAAEYAHGGTELAAYHLAQEMERRGHQVEVFTTAQDSRSVVELDRVNIHRYATQFRVASANFSWGLLRGPQKVGVDLAHAHYNMPYADYSALLYARKRGVPLVLTYHADAPDSGGSFLRNGLQSFYNRHLLPRVLEEADIIITTSQSYMEESPYLDSHREKIRVVPNGINLEEFQTTLPKSECRERLGLPQDRVIILFFGNLVPYKGPEVLLRAFEEVHEDYKEVLLLYAGRGPLRGELQNLSRELKVGEDVMFAGYVSDQEKALYYQAADIFCLPSVNRAEAFGIVNLEAMASALPIVASHLGGIPDIVREKENGLLFEPGKVEELTRALRFLVENPDERRRMGRAGHQMVEDYSWMKIAGETEKIYQELLEGGE